The following are encoded in a window of Thermostichus vulcanus str. 'Rupite' genomic DNA:
- a CDS encoding calcineurin-like phosphoesterase C-terminal domain-containing protein: MNQDGEHQADEPGIPEIIVSNGRDVTLTDSEGAYSLPVFDNMTVMVSKPSGYRVPLDENNVPQFSYIHKPEGTPTQLRYGGIAPTGPLPDSIDFPLTRSEESNSFSCVVMGDTQPYSNTEIGYVRDTVVKDLLAQDLSSSRCMILLGDVMGDDLSLLPRFMNVMGAVGLPQYYIHGNHDYDFDATSDEDSADSWRYIYGPNYFSFQIGDVFFVVLDNVVYPCGEADAGSGGREACTRADADPTYNGRIPEQQMTWLENTLEYVPQDNLVVVMHHIPLVSFIDSNSGRHQTDNANELYKLLEGRPALSLSGHTHTYEILSTGESFRGWQEQVGVSRLPFDHIVGGAPSGNWWQGDFSFDGIPMAFTRGGTPQGYLMIHFDQADYRVDFYASNQPQQRKMALSFNTPAFRSWFETLWKWQDDRGPGTEEIPPLTVNDLEDLKLFTPDELAEGVYLTANVWSGERNTEVSVSIDNGAPQAMTRTQPGEGEDILAGPEYADPFSVPRQLTIGRYAYQSTSGDPRAQGFEIWQGSRFGPVAPQGIASWGIANSSTHLWRWPLPSDLPMGSHVASVTVKDRYGREFVERIPFEVRAERPFRYWNDELWKG; the protein is encoded by the coding sequence TTGAACCAGGATGGCGAACATCAAGCCGATGAGCCTGGGATCCCGGAAATCATCGTCTCCAATGGGCGTGACGTGACCCTAACAGACTCGGAGGGAGCCTACAGCCTGCCCGTCTTCGACAACATGACCGTCATGGTCAGCAAACCTTCTGGCTACAGAGTACCCCTTGACGAGAATAATGTGCCGCAGTTTTCCTATATTCACAAGCCAGAGGGGACACCCACACAACTTCGCTATGGCGGGATAGCCCCAACCGGGCCGTTGCCAGACTCCATTGATTTTCCCTTAACTCGCAGCGAGGAATCAAACTCCTTTTCTTGTGTAGTGATGGGAGATACACAGCCCTACTCCAATACTGAAATAGGCTATGTCCGGGATACAGTTGTTAAGGATCTCCTCGCTCAGGATCTCTCTTCCTCAAGGTGCATGATTTTGCTTGGGGATGTGATGGGAGATGATCTCAGCCTGTTGCCTCGGTTCATGAATGTGATGGGGGCAGTAGGTTTGCCTCAGTATTACATCCATGGCAATCATGACTACGATTTCGATGCCACCTCCGATGAAGATTCTGCCGATAGTTGGCGATACATTTATGGGCCTAACTACTTCAGTTTCCAGATTGGCGATGTGTTTTTCGTGGTTTTGGATAATGTGGTTTATCCCTGTGGCGAAGCCGATGCTGGCTCCGGCGGTCGAGAAGCCTGTACCCGTGCCGATGCGGATCCCACCTACAATGGCCGGATTCCAGAACAGCAAATGACTTGGCTGGAAAACACCTTAGAATACGTGCCCCAAGACAACCTGGTGGTGGTGATGCATCACATTCCACTGGTCTCCTTCATCGACAGCAATAGCGGGCGCCACCAAACCGATAATGCCAATGAGTTGTACAAGCTCCTGGAAGGTCGGCCTGCCCTCTCTCTGTCCGGCCATACCCACACCTACGAAATTTTGTCTACTGGAGAATCCTTTCGGGGCTGGCAAGAGCAAGTGGGGGTTTCCCGCCTTCCTTTCGACCATATTGTCGGCGGTGCCCCTTCCGGCAATTGGTGGCAGGGGGACTTTAGCTTCGACGGGATCCCGATGGCTTTTACCCGTGGAGGTACCCCGCAGGGCTACTTGATGATTCACTTTGACCAAGCGGACTATCGGGTGGATTTTTATGCCTCCAATCAGCCACAGCAGCGGAAGATGGCCCTATCTTTTAATACCCCTGCCTTTCGCTCTTGGTTTGAAACCCTGTGGAAATGGCAAGACGATCGAGGGCCAGGGACAGAAGAGATTCCACCCCTAACCGTGAACGATCTAGAGGATCTCAAGCTCTTTACCCCAGATGAGCTGGCGGAAGGGGTTTATCTGACGGCAAATGTGTGGAGCGGAGAACGCAATACGGAGGTGTCTGTCAGCATCGATAACGGTGCTCCCCAGGCGATGACGCGCACACAGCCCGGAGAGGGAGAGGATATTCTTGCCGGCCCCGAGTATGCGGATCCCTTTTCGGTGCCGCGGCAATTAACCATTGGGCGCTATGCCTACCAGAGTACGTCTGGGGATCCCCGGGCACAGGGGTTCGAGATTTGGCAAGGCTCACGATTTGGGCCGGTGGCTCCTCAGGGGATTGCCAGTTGGGGAATTGCCAACAGTTCTACCCATCTCTGGCGGTGGCCTTTGCCTTCCGACTTACCCATGGGATCCCATGTGGCCAGCGTGACGGTGAAGGATCGCTATGGGCGAGAATTTGTGGAGCGGATCCCTTTCGAAGTGCGGGCGGAACGGCCCTTTAGATACTGGAATGATGAGCTGTGGAAGGGCTAG